GAGACGTCCGGTCGCGCCGCCCCGGTAGCGTTTCCAGCCCGCCGGCTCGTGCGACGGGGTGCCGGTGAGCAGCAGCACGTGTTCGGAGGTGACGGCGGCTTCGGACACCGGCCCCCAGGGCAGCCGGCTGGCGAGCGAGCCGTCCAAGGGCAGCGAGTACGCCCACGTATAGCGGCTGAAGGGCTGGTGGAACGAGGAGACGCCGAGGATCTGACCGCCCGGCAGCCAGCCGAGCACGCGCGTGTCGTCGCTGCCGGACCAGCTCAGCCGCATCGCCGGGCCGCCCTCGACCGCGGTGGTCCACACCTCCGGCGTCGGGGCGAGCCAGCTCGTCCAGGCCAGGGTGGCGCCGTCCGGCGAGATCCGCGGGTTGGCCACCCGCATCCGGTCCGCGGTCACCCGCCAGGCGCGGCCCACCGAGCCGTCGGCGGCGAGCGCGGCGAGCCAGACGTCGTCCTCGGCCACGAAGGTCAGCAGCGAGCCGCGAACGTGGGGATAGCGCAGGTAGCCGGGCCCGTGTTCGCTGCGCGACTGCATAGATCAATGCTTGGACAGTCCCGGGGCCCGGGCAACCGTGGTCGTCCGGAAGATTCCTACGGCGCCGGTTTGCGCCCCACCGCGACGTACCCGGAGTAGCGGGCCACGTCCGCGCCGAGCGGGTCGGGCCGGTCGTCGGCCGGATCGGGGCGCCAGTGGATGATGTCCACCAGGCCCGGCTCGGCCAGTTCGTACCCGGTGAACAGCTCGGCCACCTCGGTCTTGCTGCGGAAGGTGAGCCGGTGGCTGGCGCGGGTGTAGAGCTGGGAGGCGCCGCGGGCGTTCTCCGGCTGGTAGTCGGCGGTGCCGTGGCTGACGGCGAGGTACGAGCCCTGAGCCGTGACGTCGCGGTACGCGCGGACCAGGCCGGGGGCGTCGTCCTCGGCCGAGACGAAGTGCAGCACGGCCAACATGATCACGCCGACCGGGCGGCTCAGGTCAAGGAAGTCGGGCACCACGGAGTGCTTCATCACGGTGTCCACGTCGCGCAGGTCCGCGTGCACGACGGTGGCGTTGGGCACGTCCTGGAGCAGCACGATGCTGTGCGCGATGGCGACCGGGTCCACGTCCACG
This genomic window from Actinospica robiniae DSM 44927 contains:
- a CDS encoding SAM-dependent methyltransferase produces the protein MSNHRPAWVPDEVDIERPSAARMYDFYLGGSYNFAADRTLAEENLRNWPDMPQIARANRAFLHRAVGYLSSMGVDQFLDLGSGIPTGGNTHDIALALNPQARTVYVDVDPVAIAHSIVLLQDVPNATVVHADLRDVDTVMKHSVVPDFLDLSRPVGVIMLAVLHFVSAEDDAPGLVRAYRDVTAQGSYLAVSHGTADYQPENARGASQLYTRASHRLTFRSKTEVAELFTGYELAEPGLVDIIHWRPDPADDRPDPLGADVARYSGYVAVGRKPAP